The nucleotide window GGCGGTTTCCAGTTCGGCTTCGTTATGGACTTCCACCAGGCAATTCATGCCCAGTTTACGGCCCAAGTCCAGCAGCTCTTGAAGTCTTTCCGTGTTTAAGATGGCTACGATGAGGAGCAGACAGCTGGCACCGCAGGCGCGGGCTTCATAGACTTGATATGGGTCGAAGATAAAGTCCTTCCTCAGCAGAGGCAGACTATCCCCGACGGCATTCCTGGCCTCTTTGAGGTGGTCAAGGCTCCCCTGGAAATAATTGGGTTCAGTGAGTACCGATATAGCTGCGGCGCCGTTATCGGCATAAGTTCGGGCAATCTCTGCCGGCTTGAAGTCCGGGCGCAGCACCCCCACCGAGGGCGAAGCCTTCTTTATTTCAGCGATTAGCCGGACACCATCACGGCGTAAGGCAGCGGCGAAATCAAGGGGTGGGGACTGCCTGGAGGCTTGAGCTTTCAGTTCGTCCAACGGCAGCCGTTTCTTGCTGTCTTCAATCTGTTTAAGGCTGTCGGCTACTATCTTGTCAAGAATCATTAGCTTCACCTCGACCGAGGCTCTGGCTGAGCTCAACCAGCCTTTCCAGTTTTTCGCGGGCATGGCCACTGTCTATTGCCTCCCCGGCCAGCGCTATCCCCTCCTTGAAGGTAGCGGCATGGTCGCTGGCTATGAGACCAGCGGCGGCGTTAAGCACCACTGCATCCCGCTGAGGGCCTGGATTGCCGGACAATGTCTGCAACAGCAGTTCGGCGTTCTCACTGGCGGTACCGCCCTTCAGGCTTGTCCGGCTGGCTCTGGATAACCCGAAATCTTCCGGGGTTACGGTGTAGCTGTTGATGCCGTTATCCTTGAGCTCGCAGATGTCAGTCTTTCCGGTGATGGTCATCTCGTCTATGCCATCCTCGCCGTGAACAACCAGCACGTGGTGGCAGCCCAGCCGCTTGAGGACGGCAGTCATCTTTTCCAGCAGAGACTCATCAGCCACCCCCAGCACTTGATATTCTGCCCCCGCCGGGTTCGTTAGCGGGCCCAGTATATTGAATACAGTGCGGATGCCAATCTCACGCCGGGGGGCTGAGGCGTGTTTCATAGCGGGGTGGAAGACGGGGGCGAACATAAAGCCGATGCCCACCTCCTCCAGGCACCTCTCCACCTGAGCGGCATCGAGGTCTATCTTAACCCCCAGGGCCTCCAGCACGTCGGCACTACCGCACTGGCTGCTCATGGCACGGTTGCCGTGTTTAGCTACCTTGAGCCCGGTACCGGCAGCCACAAAGGCAGCCGCCGTGGAGATGTTGAAGGTGTTGGCGTTATCCCCGCCGGTGCCGACGATATCGAGCACCGGTCCGCTGGCTACCACCCGAACTGCCTTAGACCGCATCACCTGTGCCAGACCGGCAATTTCATCTACCGTTTCTCCTTTTATCCTCAGGGCGGTAACAAAGGCGGCAAGCTGGGCGGGGGTGGCCTCACCCTGCATTATCTCTTCCATCACCGCTGCCGCTTCCTCCATGCCCAGCGATTCCCCTGATATCAGCTTCGAGATAGCTTCTCTAATCACTTTTAACCCCCGTGACATTAAGGAAATTATGTAGCAGCTCTTTGCCTGCCTCGGTCATGAAAGATTCGGGGTGGAACTGGATCCCCGCCACAGGGTAGTGGCGGTGCCTTAGTCCCATTATGGTGTCGTCGTCTGTCCAGGCGGTTACCTCCAGGCAGTCCGGTAGCCCCTCCCGCCGCACCACCAGCGAGTGATAGCGGATGGCAGTGAGGGGGTTGGGTAGCCCGGCAAATACTCCCTCCCCATTGTGGTGGATGAGAGATGACTTGCCATGCATAATTTTGCCTGCCTGCTCTATGATGCCGCCGTAGCTGAAGCCGATGCACTGGTTCCCCAAGCAGATGCCAAGGATGGGCAGCCGGTTGCCAAAGTGGTGGATGACCTCGTTGGAGATGCCGGCCCTCTCCGGTACCGAGGGGCCGGGCGATATGACAATCCGCTCCGGATTCAGCCGCTCAATCTCAGCGGTGGTGGTCTTGTCGTTGCGTACTACCAATACCTCCTCCCCCAGTTCGCTGAAGTACTGGAAGAGGTTGTAGGTGAAGCTGTCGTAGTTATCAATCAGTAGCAGCATGGTTCTCCTCGGCTTTCGGACTGGTATCCTCCGCCTGACTGACGGCATTGAGCAGCGCCCTGGCTTTGTTCATGGACTCTTCATACTCCTTTTCGGGGATGCTGTCATAGACCACTCCACAGCCTGCCTGGGTGTAGGCGATGCCCCGGTTGACCACCATCGTCCTGATAGCGATAGCCATATCCATATTGCCTGAAAATGAAAGGTATCCCACTGCCCCGGCGTAAGGACCTCTCTTTTCAGTTTCCAGCTCGGCAATAATCTCCATGGCGCGTATCTTGGGGGCGCCGGATACCGTGCCGGCGGGGAAGCAGGCGCGCAGGGCGTCAAGGGGGGTCATGTCGCCCCGCAGTTGGCCCTGAACGTGTGAGACCAGGTGCATAACGTGGGAGTAGCGCTCTACATCCATCAGGTCGCTGACCTCAACCGTGCCCGGCTGGCTCACACGCCCGATATCGTTACGCCCCAAATCCACCAGCATAATGTGCTCGGCACGTTCTTTCTCGTCGCTGCGGAGCTCCTTATCCAGGCGGTCGTCTTCTGCGGGGTCTTTACCCCGCGGGCGGGTACCGGCCAGGGGACGGGTCATCACTGCTCCGTCTTCCACTCGCACCAGTATCTCCGGTGACGCCCCTATGATATGAAAATCTTTGAAATCAAGGAAGAACATGTAGGGGGAGGGGTTGATAGTGCGCAGCGCACGGTAGATATCAAAGGGATTAGCACGGGTCGGTTGTTTCAGCCGCTGGGAAAGTACCACCTGGATAGCTTCACCGGCGGTGATGTATTCTTTGATAAGGCGTACCTTATCTTCAAAGTCTCCCCGTGACATGTTAGAGGATAGGCCTTTGCCCCTGGCGACGGGTTTGAGCTCTGCCTGCCCCGGCAGGAGGGGTGTCTTGAGCCTGTCTACCAGGCTGTCAATCTTCTCTACTGCCTGCCGGTAGGCTGTCTCTATATCCGGGCTGTCAAGAAAGACATAGCTGATAACCTTTATCTTGTGGGTGGCATGGTCAAAGGCTAGCATAGTATCCACCAGCATGAAGAGTGATTCCGGTAGCCCCAGCGGGTCGGCGGTGGGGGAGGGAAGCTCCTCAAACCGGGTCACCGTTTCATATGATAGATAACCCACTGCCCCGCCACAGAACCTGGGCAGACCGTTAACCGGTACTACCTTATACTTCTCCAGTTCCCCGGCCAGGGAGAGAAGGGGGTCGGTGCCATCTTCCCCTCTCGTGGTGAGCACGCGGTAGGGGTCAGTGCCGATGAAGCTGTAGCGTGCCACCCGCTCACCTCCCTCTACACTCTCCAGCAGGAAGGAATAACCGCCCCGGTTAATCTTCAGGAAAGCGGATACCGGCGTTTCAAGGTCAGCCACGATTTCGCGGCAGACAGGTACCAGGTTACCGTTTTGCGGTTCAAAGCTCTTTACTTCTTCCAGTGTCGGGTAATACATCTCATACCTCTTAAATACAAAAACTCCTCGCCCATAGGGGCGAGGAGTTAAATCCTTCGCGGTGCCACCCTAGTTGGTTATCAACAATAGCAGGATAACCATCTCTTCTCAGGTACGGCTTCAAAATCTTGAAGCGATACCCTGGGCTCTGATAACGGTGCCCACTCCGTCAC belongs to Dehalococcoidales bacterium and includes:
- the trpD gene encoding anthranilate phosphoribosyltransferase, whose protein sequence is MIREAISKLISGESLGMEEAAAVMEEIMQGEATPAQLAAFVTALRIKGETVDEIAGLAQVMRSKAVRVVASGPVLDIVGTGGDNANTFNISTAAAFVAAGTGLKVAKHGNRAMSSQCGSADVLEALGVKIDLDAAQVERCLEEVGIGFMFAPVFHPAMKHASAPRREIGIRTVFNILGPLTNPAGAEYQVLGVADESLLEKMTAVLKRLGCHHVLVVHGEDGIDEMTITGKTDICELKDNGINSYTVTPEDFGLSRASRTSLKGGTASENAELLLQTLSGNPGPQRDAVVLNAAAGLIASDHAATFKEGIALAGEAIDSGHAREKLERLVELSQSLGRGEANDS
- the trpC gene encoding indole-3-glycerol phosphate synthase TrpC — protein: MILDKIVADSLKQIEDSKKRLPLDELKAQASRQSPPLDFAAALRRDGVRLIAEIKKASPSVGVLRPDFKPAEIARTYADNGAAAISVLTEPNYFQGSLDHLKEARNAVGDSLPLLRKDFIFDPYQVYEARACGASCLLLIVAILNTERLQELLDLGRKLGMNCLVEVHNEAELETALSSESDIIGINNRDLNTFTVDLETTRHLRPFIPRGKVVVSESGIKSRNDMARLKEWGVDAALVGEHLVTAPDIAARMRELL
- the trpE gene encoding anthranilate synthase component I, which translates into the protein MYYPTLEEVKSFEPQNGNLVPVCREIVADLETPVSAFLKINRGGYSFLLESVEGGERVARYSFIGTDPYRVLTTRGEDGTDPLLSLAGELEKYKVVPVNGLPRFCGGAVGYLSYETVTRFEELPSPTADPLGLPESLFMLVDTMLAFDHATHKIKVISYVFLDSPDIETAYRQAVEKIDSLVDRLKTPLLPGQAELKPVARGKGLSSNMSRGDFEDKVRLIKEYITAGEAIQVVLSQRLKQPTRANPFDIYRALRTINPSPYMFFLDFKDFHIIGASPEILVRVEDGAVMTRPLAGTRPRGKDPAEDDRLDKELRSDEKERAEHIMLVDLGRNDIGRVSQPGTVEVSDLMDVERYSHVMHLVSHVQGQLRGDMTPLDALRACFPAGTVSGAPKIRAMEIIAELETEKRGPYAGAVGYLSFSGNMDMAIAIRTMVVNRGIAYTQAGCGVVYDSIPEKEYEESMNKARALLNAVSQAEDTSPKAEENHAATD
- a CDS encoding aminodeoxychorismate/anthranilate synthase component II, yielding MLLLIDNYDSFTYNLFQYFSELGEEVLVVRNDKTTTAEIERLNPERIVISPGPSVPERAGISNEVIHHFGNRLPILGICLGNQCIGFSYGGIIEQAGKIMHGKSSLIHHNGEGVFAGLPNPLTAIRYHSLVVRREGLPDCLEVTAWTDDDTIMGLRHRHYPVAGIQFHPESFMTEAGKELLHNFLNVTGVKSD